TCGTCCGGTAGAAATAGGTTATGAAATCAGATGCGTTCCTCCTGTTGCCTTTGATTTAGTTTATTGTGCATTATTGGGGATGGGAGTAAAAAAACTATTCGATCAGGGTATAAGCGGTGCTATGGTAACCTCTGACCAAAGAGGTGATATTTTACCCCTTTACCTGAAAGATGTAGAAGACGAGAATGGAAAAATTAAACCACGGTTGGTAAACATTGAATCCGAACGCTTTAAAATGGTTTATGAAGATAACCAACAGTATATTGTAGAATCGGACTATGGCACAGTAAAGCAAATAGTTGAAAATCCCGAAGATTATGATTTTCATAAAATCCTTAACTGGGTTGAGAATAAATAAGACAAGATTTTTAGCTTTAAATCTATTTTTTATTCTCGCAAAAAAAACCTTAGCTTTGCCGCTGCTAAGTAACGGCTATTGAGAACCTTTTGCGTCAGAAATAATGTGGAAATATATCATTAGGGGAATTTTAAGGTATCGCATAACCAATCTAATTATTATAGGATTGATTACTGTGTTCTTTGCTTTTCAGGCGCGTTCTTTAAAGCTCTCTTATGAGTTTGCTCAAATGCTCCCCGACAATCACCCAACCTTACAAGCCTATAAAAAGTTTAAAAAAGAATTTGGTCAAGATGGGGCCGTTATGTTTGTTGGTGCCGTTAATCATGATGTTTTCAAATTAAATAATTTCAATTCTCTTTACGACTTATCTGCTGAACTGAAAGAAATCAAAGGTGTAGAGGGCGTTGTTTCTGTTGCGCAAATTTATACTCTCGAGAAAAACACTAAAGAAAAGAAATTTGAATTTAAAACTGTTGTCAGCAAACGTCCTGAAACTCAACAAGAATTAGATTCATTAAAAAACGTTATTTACTCTCTGCCTTTTTATGACGGTCTACTTTATAATCGCGAGTCGGATGTTTTCCTACTTATGATTACTCTTGATAAGGAAATCTTAAACTCCAAAGATCGAGGGCCGCTTATTTATAAAATTAAAGAAAAAATTGATAGAAACGCACTAGAACAAGGCGTTGAAGTACATTTTTCCGGCTTACCATATATCCGAACAATTACAAGCGATCTAATAAAAAAAGAACTTAATCAGTTTATTTTTTATGCTCTTTTTGTGGCAGCATTTATCTTGCTCATCTTTTTCCGCTCATTTAAGATGGTTTTTTATCCTGTCCTTACAGTAGCTATTAGTGTTATATGGGCACTTGGAACTACTGCTTTGCTTGGGTTTAAAATAACTATTTTAACAGGAATTATACCGCCATTATTAATTATTATCGGTATTGAAAACAGTATATTTTTACTAAATAAATATATAGCCGAATACAGTGTTCACCAAAATAAGATTAAAGCACTAACAAGAATGGTCAGTCGTATTGGAAGTGCTAACTTTTTGACTAATGCCACTACTGCTGCAGGCTTTGCTGCTTTTATTATAACTGGCAATAAGCTATTGGTTGAATTTGGAATTGTTGCTGCATTAAATATATTTGGAATTTATCTGTTGACACTCATTATTATACCCATTCTTTTTTCTTTCAAGGGAAATCCTAAACCCCGTTTGCTTGCAAATGTTGAAAGCGGTATAGTTTCTCGACTTGTTGATAAAATATTAATCGTTGTTTCTAAGCATCGTAATTGGGTTTATGCGCTTAGTATTTTCCTTGTTATTATAGGTTTTATAGGGATTAGTCAATTAAAAACAACAGGGAATATTGTAGACGATATCCCAAAAGACGATGTTCTTTATCAAGACCTGCTATTTTTTGAAAAACATTTTAAAGGGGTTATGCCTTTTGAAATTACTATAGACACAAAAAAACCACGTGGCATATTGCAGTTAAGTACCATTAAAAAAATTGATCGTTTACAAAATGAGCTTATAAAATATCCTGAGCTTTCTCGCCCATTATCTTTAACCGAAGTGGTAAAATTCTCTAAGCAAGCATTTTATAATGGAGATAAAACAAAATATACCTTACCCAACAACCAAGA
This sequence is a window from Bacteroidales bacterium. Protein-coding genes within it:
- a CDS encoding MMPL family transporter — translated: MWKYIIRGILRYRITNLIIIGLITVFFAFQARSLKLSYEFAQMLPDNHPTLQAYKKFKKEFGQDGAVMFVGAVNHDVFKLNNFNSLYDLSAELKEIKGVEGVVSVAQIYTLEKNTKEKKFEFKTVVSKRPETQQELDSLKNVIYSLPFYDGLLYNRESDVFLLMITLDKEILNSKDRGPLIYKIKEKIDRNALEQGVEVHFSGLPYIRTITSDLIKKELNQFIFYALFVAAFILLIFFRSFKMVFYPVLTVAISVIWALGTTALLGFKITILTGIIPPLLIIIGIENSIFLLNKYIAEYSVHQNKIKALTRMVSRIGSANFLTNATTAAGFAAFIITGNKLLVEFGIVAALNIFGIYLLTLIIIPILFSFKGNPKPRLLANVESGIVSRLVDKILIVVSKHRNWVYALSIFLVIIGFIGISQLKTTGNIVDDIPKDDVLYQDLLFFEKHFKGVMPFEITIDTKKPRGILQLSTIKKIDRLQNELIKYPELSRPLSLTEVVKFSKQAFYNGDKTKYTLPNNQEKNFILAYMPKIDSGNQNTLNSFVDNNLQTTRITVQMANIGTNEIEELKKDLRVKIDKIFNPKKFNVEMTGTSVVFLEGTKYLVKNLLQSLLLALVAISLLMALLFTSARMIILSLIPNLLPQLLTAAMMGYFGIPIKPSTILIFSIALGISVDNAIHFLSRYRLHLKQNNWQIEVSVLNALKETGYSMIYSSIVLFFGFYIFTLSTFGGTQAMGYLISFTLLIALISNLFLLPSILLTLDKFMTTRAFKASVLEAAETDTNN